In Gymnogyps californianus isolate 813 chromosome 1, ASM1813914v2, whole genome shotgun sequence, the following are encoded in one genomic region:
- the LOC127014097 gene encoding histone H1.10-like yields MSETAPAAAPAAAPAPAAKKPKKAAGGSKARKPAGPSVTELITKAVSASKERKGLSLAALKKALAAGGYDVEKNNSRIKLGLKSLVTKGTLVQTKGIGASGSFRLSKKPGEVKEKAPKKRTPAAKPKKPAAKKPASAAKKPKKAVTVKKTPKKAKKPAAAAVKKAAKSPKKVTKAAKPKKAAAAAAKSPAKAKAVKPKAAKPKAAKPKAAKAKKAAPKKK; encoded by the coding sequence ATGTCTGAgactgctcctgctgcagcgcccgccgccgccccggcccccgccgccaAGAAGCCGAAGAAGGCGGCGGGCGGTTCTAAAGCCCGCAAGCCCGCCGGCCCCAGCGTCACCGAGCTGATCACCAAGGCTGTGTCCGCCTCCAAGGAGCGCAAGGGGCTTTCTCTCGCCGCGCTGAAGAAGGCGCTGGCCGCCGGCGGCTATGATGTGGAGAAGAACAACAGTCGCATCAAGCTGGGACTCAAAAGTTTGGTCACCAAGGGTACTCTGGTGCAGACCAAGGGTATTGGTGCGTCCGGTTCTTTCCGCCTCAGCAAGAAGCCTggagaagtgaaggaaaaagcCCCCAAAAAGCGGACACCTGCAGCCAAGCCGAAGAAGCCGGCAGCCAAGAAGCCCGCCAGCGCTGCCAAGAAGCCCAAGAAAGCAGTGACAGTGAAGAAGACCCCTAAGAAAGCCAAGAAGCCGGCGGCTGCTGCCGTCAAGAAAGCGGCCAAGAGTCCTAAGAAGGTAACTAAGGCTGCCAAGCCCAAaaaggcggcagcagcagcagcgaagAGCCCGGCCAAGGCGAAGGCGGTGAAGCCCAAAGCAGCCAAGCCGAAGGCGGCCAAGCCCAAAGCGGCCAAGGCGAAGAAGGCGGCGCCCAAGAAGAAGTAA
- the LOC127014150 gene encoding histone H2A-IV isoform X2, giving the protein MSGRGKQGGKARAKAKSRSSRAGLQFPILELAGNAARDNKKTRIIPRHLQLAIRNDEELNKLLGKVTIAQGGVLPNIQAVLLPKKTDSHKAKAK; this is encoded by the exons ATGTCTGGCCGCGGGAAGCAGGGCGGGAAGGCGCGGGCCAAGGCCAAGTCGCGCTCGTCGCGGGCCGGGCTGCAGTTCCCC ATCCTGGAGCTGGCGGGCAACGCGGCCCGCGACAACAAGAAGACGCGCATCATCCCCCGCCACCTGCAGCTGGCCATCCGCAACGACGAGGAGCTCAACAAGCTGCTGGGCAAGGTGACCATCGCGCAGGGCGGGGTGCTGCCCAACATCCAGGCCGTGCTGCTGCCCAAGAAGACCGACAGCCACAAGGCTAAAGCCAAGTGA
- the LOC127014150 gene encoding histone H2A-IV isoform X1, whose translation MSGRGKQGGKARAKAKSRSSRAGLQFPVGRVHRLLRKGNYAERVGAGAPVYLAAVLEYLTAEILELAGNAARDNKKTRIIPRHLQLAIRNDEELNKLLGKVTIAQGGVLPNIQAVLLPKKTDSHKAKAK comes from the coding sequence ATGTCTGGCCGCGGGAAGCAGGGCGGGAAGGCGCGGGCCAAGGCCAAGTCGCGCTCGTCGCGGGCCGGGCTGCAGTTCCCCGTGGGCCGCGTGCACCGGCTGCTGCGCAAGGGCAACTACGCGGAGCGGGTGGGCGCCGGCGCCCCGGTGTACCTGGCGGCCGTGCTGGAGTACCTGACGGCCGAGATCCTGGAGCTGGCGGGCAACGCGGCCCGCGACAACAAGAAGACGCGCATCATCCCCCGCCACCTGCAGCTGGCCATCCGCAACGACGAGGAGCTCAACAAGCTGCTGGGCAAGGTGACCATCGCGCAGGGCGGGGTGCTGCCCAACATCCAGGCCGTGCTGCTGCCCAAGAAGACCGACAGCCACAAGGCTAAAGCCAAGTGA
- the LOC127014184 gene encoding histone H2B 5: protein MPEPAKSAPAPKKGSKKAVTKTQKKGDKKRRKSRKESYSIYVYKVLKQVHPDTGISSKAMGIMNSFVNDIFERIAGEASRLAHYNKRSTITSREIQTAVRLLLPGELAKHAVSEGTKAVTKYTSSK from the coding sequence ATGCCTGAGCCGGCCAAGTCCGCCCCCGCGCCCAAGAAGGGCTCCAAGAAGGCGGTGACCAAGACGCAGAAGAAGGGCGACAAGAAACGGCGCAAGAGCCGCAAGGAGAGCTACTCGATCTACGTGTACAAGGTGCTGAAGCAGGTGCACCCCGACACGGGCATCTCGTCCAAGGCCATGGGCATCATGAACTCCTTCGTCAACGACATCTTCGAGCGCATCGCCGGCGAGGCCTCGCGCCTGGCGCACTACAACAAGCGCTCCACCATCACCTCGCGGGAGATCCAGACGGCCgtgcggctgctgctgcccggcGAGCTGGCCAAGCACGCCGTCTCCGAGGGCACCAAGGCTGTCACCAAGTACACCAGCTCCAAGTAA
- the LOC127014126 gene encoding histone H3: MARTKQTARKSTGGKAPRKQLATKAARKSAPATGGVKKPHRYRPGTVALREIRRYQKSTELLIRKLPFQRLVREIAQDFKTDLRFQSSAVMALQEASEAYLVGLFEDTNLCAIHAKRVTIMPKDIQLARRIRGERA; encoded by the coding sequence ATGGCGCGCACGAAGCAGACGGCGCGTAAGTCGACGGGCGGGAAGGCGCCCCGCAAGCAGCTGGCCACCAAGGCGGCCCGCAAGAGCGCGCCGGCCACGGGCGGCGTGAAGAAGCCGCACCGCTACCGGCCCGGCACGGTGGCGCTGCGCGAGATCCGGCGCTACCAGAAGTCGACGGAGCTGCTGATCCGCAAGCTGCCCTTCCAGCGCCTGGTGCGCGAGATCGCGCAGGACTTCAAGACCGACCTGCGCTTCCAGAGCTCGGCCGTGATGGCGCTGCAGGAGGCGAGCGAGGCCTACCTGGTGGGGCTCTTCGAGGACACCAACCTCTGCGCCATCCACGCCAAGCGCGTCACCATCATGCCCAAGGACATCCAGCTGGCCCGACGCATCCGCGGCGAGCGCGCCTGa
- the LOC127014137 gene encoding histone H2A-IV isoform X1 codes for MSGRGKQGGKARAKAKSRSSRAGLQFPVGRVHRLLRKGNYAERVGAGAPVYLAAVLEYLTAEILELAGNAARDNKKTRIIPRHLQLAIRNDEELNKLLGKVTIAQGGVLPNIQAVLLPKKTDSHKAKAK; via the coding sequence ATGTCTGGCCGCGGGAAGCAGGGCGGGAAGGCGCGGGCCAAGGCCAAGTCGCGCTCGTCGCGGGCCGGGCTGCAGTTCCCCGTGGGCCGCGTGCACCGGCTGCTGCGCAAGGGCAACTACGCGGAGCGGGTGGGCGCCGGCGCCCCGGTGTACCTGGCGGCCGTGCTGGAGTACCTGACGGCCGAGATCCTGGAGCTGGCGGGCAACGCGGCCCGCGACAACAAGAAGACGCGCATCATCCCCCGCCACCTGCAGCTGGCCATCCGCAACGACGAGGAGCTCAACAAGCTGCTGGGCAAGGTGACCATCGCGCAGGGCGGGGTGCTGCCCAACATCCAGGCCGTGCTGCTGCCCAAGAAGACCGACAGCCACAAGGCTAAAGCTAAGTGA
- the LOC127014137 gene encoding histone H2A-IV isoform X2: MSGRGKQGGKARAKAKSRSSRAGLQFPILELAGNAARDNKKTRIIPRHLQLAIRNDEELNKLLGKVTIAQGGVLPNIQAVLLPKKTDSHKAKAK; this comes from the exons ATGTCTGGCCGCGGGAAGCAGGGCGGGAAGGCGCGGGCCAAGGCCAAGTCGCGCTCGTCGCGGGCCGGGCTGCAGTTCCCC ATCCTGGAGCTGGCGGGCAACGCGGCCCGCGACAACAAGAAGACGCGCATCATCCCCCGCCACCTGCAGCTGGCCATCCGCAACGACGAGGAGCTCAACAAGCTGCTGGGCAAGGTGACCATCGCGCAGGGCGGGGTGCTGCCCAACATCCAGGCCGTGCTGCTGCCCAAGAAGACCGACAGCCACAAGGCTAAAGCTAAGTGA
- the LOC127014091 gene encoding histone H1.10-like, producing the protein MSETAPPPAAEAAPTAAAPAPAAKAAAKKPKKAAGGSKARKPAGPSVTELITKAVSASKERKGLSLAALKKALAAGGYDVEKNNSRIKLGLKSLVSKGTLVQTKGTGASGSFRLSKKPGEVKEKAPKKRTPAAKPKKPAAKKPASAAKKPKKAVTAKKSPKKAKKPVAAAVKKAAKSPKKVTKAAKPKKAAAAAAKSPAKAKAVKPKAAKPKAAKPKAAKAKKAAPKKK; encoded by the coding sequence ATGTCCGAGACCGCTCCTCCTCCGGCTGCTGAGGCAGCGCCTACCGCTGCTGCTCCGGCCCCCGCTGCTAAGGCTGCCGCCAAGAAGCCGAAGAAGGCGGCGGGCGGCTCCAAAGCCCGCAAGCCCGCCGGCCCCAGCGTCACCGAGCTGATCACCAAGGCTGTGTCCGCTTCCAAGGAGCGCAAGGGGCTTTCTCTCGCCGCGCTCAAAAAGGCGCTGGCTGCTGGCGGTTACGATGTGGAGAAGAACAACAGTCGCATCAAGCTGGGGCTCAAGAGCCTGGTCAGCAAGGGCACCCTGGTGCAGACCAAGGGCACCGGCGCCTCCGGGTCGTTCCGCCTCAGCAAGAAGCCTggagaagtgaaggaaaaagcCCCCAAGAAGCGGACACCTGCAGCCAAGCCGAAGAAGCCGGCAGCCAAGAAGCCCGCTAGCGCCGCCAAGAAACCCAAGAAAGCAGTGACAGCGAAGAAGAGTCCTAAGAAAGCCAAGAAGCCGGTGGCTGCTGCCGTCAAGAAAGCGGCCAAGAGTCCTAAGAAGGTGACTAAGGCTGCCAAGCCCAAaaaggcggcagcagcagcagcgaagAGCCCAGCCAAGGCGAAGGCGGTGAAGCCCAAAGCAGCCAAGCCGAAGGCGGCCAAGCCCAAAGCGGCCAAGGCGAAGAAGGCGGCGCCCAAGAAGAAGTAA
- the LOC127014210 gene encoding histone H2B 1/2/3/4/6, which yields MPEPAKSAPAPKKGSKKAVTKTQKKGDKKRKKSRKESYSIYVYKVLKQVHPDTGISSKAMGIMNSFVNDIFERIAGEASRLAHYNKRSTITSREIQTAVRLLLPGELAKHAVSEGTKAVTKYTSSK from the coding sequence ATGCCCGAGCCGGCTAAGTCCGCCCCCGCGCCCAAGAAGGGCTCCAAGAAGGCGGTGACCAAGACGCAGAAGAAGGGCGACAAGAAGCGCAAGAAGAGCCGCAAGGAGAGCTACTCGATCTACGTGTACAAGGTGCTGAAGCAGGTGCACCCCGACACGGGCATCTCGTCCAAGGCCATGGGCATCATGAACTCCTTCGTCAACGACATCTTCGAGCGCATCGCCGGCGAGGCCTCGCGCCTGGCGCACTACAACAAGCGCTCCACCATCACCTCGCGGGAGATCCAGACGGCCgtgcggctgctgctgcccggcGAGCTGGCCAAGCACGCCGTCTCCGAGGGCACCAAGGCCGTCACCAAGTACACCAGCTCCAAGTAA
- the LOC127014217 gene encoding histone H2B 1/2/3/4/6 encodes MPEPAKSAPAPKKGSKKAVTKTQKKGDKKRKKSRKESYSIYVYKVLKQVHPDTGISSKAMGIMNSFVNDIFERIAGEASRLAHYNKRSTITSREIQTAVRLLLPGELAKHAVSEGTKAVTKYTSSK; translated from the coding sequence ATGCCCGAGCCGGCCAAGTCTGCCCCCGCGCCCAAGAAGGGCTCCAAGAAGGCGGTGACCAAGACGCAGAAGAAGGGCGACAAGAAGCGCAAGAAGAGCCGCAAGGAGAGCTACTCGATCTACGTGTACAAGGTGCTGAAGCAGGTGCACCCCGACACGGGCATCTCGTCCAAGGCCATGGGCATCATGAACTCCTTCGTCAACGACATCTTCGAGCGCATCGCCGGCGAGGCCTCGCGCCTGGCGCACTACAACAAGCGCTCCACCATCACCTCGCGGGAGATCCAGACGGCCgtgcggctgctgctgcccggcGAGCTGGCCAAGCACGCCGTCTCCGAGGGCACCAAGGCCGTCACCAAGTACACCAGCTCCAAGTAG
- the LOC127014174 gene encoding histone H2A-IV isoform X1 — MSGRGKQGGKARAKAKSRSSRAGLQFPVGRVHRLLRKGNYAERVGAGAPVYLAAVLEYLTAEILELAGNAARDNKKTRIIPRHLQLAIRNDEELNKLLGKVTIAQGGVLPNIQAVLLPKKTDSHKAKAK; from the coding sequence ATGTCTGGCCGCGGGAAGCAGGGCGGGAAGGCGCGGGCCAAGGCCAAGTCGCGCTCGTCGCGGGCCGGGCTGCAGTTCCCCGTGGGCCGCGTGCACCGGCTGCTGCGCAAGGGCAACTACGCGGAGCGGGTGGGCGCCGGCGCCCCGGTGTACCTGGCGGCCGTGCTGGAGTACCTGACGGCCGAGATCCTGGAGCTGGCGGGCAACGCGGCCCGCGACAACAAGAAGACGCGCATCATCCCCCGCCACCTGCAGCTGGCCATCCGCAACGACGAGGAGCTCAACAAGCTGCTGGGCAAGGTGACCATCGCGCAGGGCGGAGTGCTGCCCAACATCCAGGCCGTGCTGCTGCCCAAGAAGACCGACAGCCACAAGGCTAAAGCTAAGTGA
- the LOC127014174 gene encoding histone H2A-IV isoform X2 — protein MSGRGKQGGKARAKAKSRSSRAGLQFPILELAGNAARDNKKTRIIPRHLQLAIRNDEELNKLLGKVTIAQGGVLPNIQAVLLPKKTDSHKAKAK, from the exons ATGTCTGGCCGCGGGAAGCAGGGCGGGAAGGCGCGGGCCAAGGCCAAGTCGCGCTCGTCGCGGGCCGGGCTGCAGTTCCCC ATCCTGGAGCTGGCGGGCAACGCGGCCCGCGACAACAAGAAGACGCGCATCATCCCCCGCCACCTGCAGCTGGCCATCCGCAACGACGAGGAGCTCAACAAGCTGCTGGGCAAGGTGACCATCGCGCAGGGCGGAGTGCTGCCCAACATCCAGGCCGTGCTGCTGCCCAAGAAGACCGACAGCCACAAGGCTAAAGCTAAGTGA